From Acidobacteriota bacterium, the proteins below share one genomic window:
- a CDS encoding macro domain-containing protein: MTGDITTLEVDAIVNAANTSLQHGGGVAGAISRAGGPVIQRESDAIGRVPTGSAEATSAGNLAAKWVIHAVGPVWGDGDEEAKLRSAVRSALDVAVRLGARTVAFPAISTGIYGYPKEKAAPVMLDEAKKVGERSGEIDEIIFCLFDRETLAIFEQAMKEHS, encoded by the coding sequence ATGACGGGGGACATCACGACGCTCGAGGTGGATGCCATCGTGAATGCGGCCAACACGTCGCTCCAGCATGGCGGGGGAGTCGCGGGCGCGATCTCGCGAGCGGGAGGTCCTGTGATCCAGAGGGAGAGCGATGCAATCGGTCGTGTGCCGACCGGTTCGGCGGAAGCGACCAGCGCCGGCAATCTTGCGGCAAAGTGGGTCATCCACGCGGTCGGGCCGGTATGGGGGGACGGCGACGAGGAGGCGAAGCTCCGCTCCGCGGTCCGGAGTGCTCTCGATGTCGCTGTGCGGCTCGGTGCCCGGACGGTCGCGTTTCCCGCGATCTCGACCGGCATTTACGGCTATCCGAAGGAGAAGGCGGCTCCCGTGATGCTGGACGAAGCAAAAAAAGTCGGCGAAAGGAGCGGCGAGATCGACGAGATCATCTTCTGTCTTTTCGATCGCGAGACTCTTGCGATATTCGAACAGGCGATGAAGGAGCACTCATGA
- the dnaB gene encoding replicative DNA helicase produces MSVAQIDVALDKPLPQNPEAERSVLGSILIDNHAYYRVIGTIDENDFYRDAHRVIFSAMTILATGSREIDIITLKEELLRRGKLDQAGGPAYVSSLVDGIPDVANAERYARIVKEKSTLRRLILMGNKVMKAALDAPGESNDVLSIAEKDLYEIAQEGAERGFARLDQITRFNMEAIEQLSKNTRLVTGISTGYARFDEFTSGFQKQDLIILAARPSMGKTSFMLNMAEAMAVPPKTGSRETHSVGIFSLEMSKEQIGLRLLSSVAGVSSQLIRAGILSEKNWQSLAEASARLARSPIYVDDTAIIDTLEMRAKARRLKMEVGLDIVMVDYLQLMSGRGKIESRTQEISQISRGLKAIAKELDVPLLSLSQLSRRPEQRTGDHRPQLSDLRESGSIEQDADLVCFIYRDEVYHKDTEDKGIAEIIIGKQRNGPIGDFRLVFRNDVTRFLNYEPDTHALPA; encoded by the coding sequence ATGTCCGTTGCCCAAATCGATGTAGCTCTGGACAAACCTCTGCCGCAGAATCCCGAGGCGGAGCGGAGTGTCCTCGGGTCGATTCTGATCGACAACCACGCCTATTACCGAGTGATCGGAACCATCGACGAGAACGACTTTTATCGCGATGCGCATCGCGTGATCTTCAGCGCGATGACGATTCTCGCAACCGGGAGTCGTGAGATCGACATCATCACGCTCAAGGAGGAGCTTCTCCGCCGGGGCAAGCTCGATCAGGCTGGCGGCCCGGCGTACGTCTCGTCGCTCGTCGACGGAATCCCGGACGTGGCCAACGCCGAGCGTTACGCCCGGATCGTCAAGGAGAAGTCGACTCTGCGGCGGCTCATCCTGATGGGCAACAAGGTGATGAAGGCCGCCCTCGATGCACCTGGCGAGTCGAATGACGTCCTCAGCATCGCGGAGAAAGACCTCTACGAAATTGCGCAGGAGGGTGCCGAGCGCGGCTTTGCGCGGCTCGATCAGATCACCCGGTTCAACATGGAGGCGATCGAGCAGCTCTCGAAGAACACGCGGCTCGTCACCGGTATCTCGACCGGCTACGCCCGCTTCGACGAGTTCACCTCCGGGTTCCAGAAGCAGGATCTGATCATCCTTGCGGCTCGGCCTTCGATGGGAAAGACCTCGTTCATGCTCAACATGGCGGAGGCGATGGCGGTTCCTCCGAAAACCGGTTCGCGCGAAACGCATTCGGTCGGAATCTTTTCGCTGGAGATGTCGAAGGAGCAGATCGGACTTCGCCTCCTTTCGTCCGTCGCAGGCGTCTCGTCCCAGCTGATCCGCGCCGGGATCCTCTCGGAGAAGAACTGGCAGTCGCTCGCCGAGGCATCGGCACGACTGGCACGCTCGCCGATCTACGTCGACGATACGGCGATCATCGACACGCTCGAGATGCGGGCGAAAGCGCGGCGGCTGAAGATGGAGGTTGGACTCGACATCGTGATGGTCGATTACCTTCAGCTGATGTCGGGACGAGGGAAGATCGAATCGAGAACCCAGGAGATCTCGCAGATCTCGCGCGGGCTCAAGGCGATCGCCAAGGAGCTCGACGTTCCGCTCCTCTCGCTGTCTCAGCTTTCCCGCCGGCCGGAGCAGCGAACCGGCGATCACCGGCCGCAGCTTTCGGATCTTCGCGAGTCGGGATCGATCGAGCAGGACGCCGACCTCGTCTGCTTCATCTATCGCGACGAGGTCTACCACAAGGACACCGAGGACAAGGGGATCGCCGAGATCATCATCGGCAAGCAGCGAAACGGTCCGATCGGTGACTTCCGGCTCGTCTTCCGGAACGACGTGACCCGGTTCCTCAACTACGAGCCGGACACCCACGCTCTTCCGGCGTAG
- a CDS encoding type II toxin-antitoxin system RelE/ParE family toxin: MEKPLVWLHGEVKSPPFSKQARLEAGFLLRRLQRGEVLGMPESRPMPGIGRGCHELRLNDQRRAWRLVYAVEADAIVILEVFEKKTQKMPKHAIDSCKDRLARFRRAIRDGED, encoded by the coding sequence ATGGAGAAGCCACTGGTCTGGCTGCACGGAGAGGTAAAGAGCCCGCCCTTCTCGAAACAGGCGCGTCTTGAAGCGGGCTTCCTGCTTCGGCGACTCCAGCGCGGAGAGGTACTGGGGATGCCGGAGTCGCGACCGATGCCAGGGATCGGACGAGGGTGCCACGAGCTGCGGCTCAATGACCAGCGACGGGCTTGGCGGTTGGTGTATGCCGTGGAAGCCGATGCAATCGTGATTCTCGAAGTGTTCGAGAAGAAGACGCAAAAGATGCCCAAGCACGCGATTGATTCCTGCAAAGACCGTCTGGCGCGCTTTCGGCGCGCTATACGTGATGGAGAGGACTGA
- a CDS encoding helix-turn-helix domain-containing protein, whose protein sequence is MKANKRTALEKNEWTIGSAEDFLQLSADEQAFVEVKLALADALRKRRQRKNLTQAEVARLVGSSQPRVAKMEAADSSVTVDLIVRSLFAIGATPKDLAKVIARTP, encoded by the coding sequence ATGAAGGCGAACAAACGAACCGCGCTGGAGAAGAATGAATGGACGATCGGCTCTGCCGAAGACTTCCTCCAATTGTCCGCAGACGAGCAAGCATTCGTCGAGGTGAAGCTGGCTCTGGCTGACGCTCTTCGCAAGCGTCGTCAGCGGAAAAATCTCACGCAGGCGGAGGTGGCAAGGTTAGTCGGTTCGAGCCAGCCACGAGTTGCGAAGATGGAAGCAGCTGACAGCAGCGTCACGGTTGACCTGATCGTGCGCTCTCTGTTCGCGATCGGTGCGACACCGAAGGATCTCGCGAAGGTCATTGCGCGCACACCCTGA
- a CDS encoding ATP-binding protein, whose translation MDVVAEKCTQCDGSGWRIVEGTFESKPCTCQRALRLGQRMESASIPRRYVHCTLEGFYPRGNATLQRALSMTREFVDLWPNSDRGLLFMGGCGTGKTHLAVAALTEIIRTDKPGKVIFRNFQDLIQDIMASFESDDVPTKSELLAPILQADLLVLDELGSQKPTNFVQDTLYYVINTRYNENLATIFTSNYLDETQREEALADRIGARLRSRLWEMTTPVVVQGDDYRKSRSRMI comes from the coding sequence ATGGACGTGGTCGCGGAAAAATGCACGCAGTGCGACGGCTCCGGCTGGCGCATCGTCGAAGGTACCTTCGAGTCGAAGCCGTGCACGTGTCAGAGAGCGTTGCGCCTCGGACAGCGGATGGAATCCGCATCGATTCCCAGACGATACGTCCATTGCACGCTCGAAGGGTTCTACCCCCGCGGCAATGCCACTCTGCAGCGTGCTCTCTCGATGACTCGGGAGTTCGTCGATCTGTGGCCGAACAGCGACCGGGGCCTGCTGTTCATGGGAGGGTGCGGGACGGGAAAGACGCATCTCGCGGTCGCAGCGCTGACCGAGATCATTCGCACGGACAAGCCCGGCAAGGTCATCTTTCGCAATTTCCAGGATTTGATTCAGGACATCATGGCGTCGTTCGAGTCCGATGACGTCCCGACCAAGTCCGAGCTGCTGGCGCCGATTCTCCAGGCCGATCTGCTGGTTCTCGACGAGCTCGGCTCGCAGAAGCCGACCAACTTCGTTCAGGACACCCTCTATTACGTGATCAATACGCGGTACAACGAGAATCTGGCGACGATCTTTACTTCCAACTATCTCGACGAGACGCAGCGCGAAGAAGCGCTCGCCGATCGCATCGGTGCCCGGCTGCGGAGCCGGCTTTGGGAGATGACGACGCCGGTGGTCGTTCAGGGAGACGATTACCGGAAGAGCCGAAGCCGGATGATATGA
- the tsaD gene encoding tRNA (adenosine(37)-N6)-threonylcarbamoyltransferase complex transferase subunit TsaD, protein METNGPLLGIETSCDETSVALVARDGRVLASEIASQVAKHRPFGGVVPEIASREHLRTLPGMVEYVLEKGSASIESIEGVAVTSGPGLIGALLVGVAASQGICYGSGKPLVAVNHLEGHLFSAWLRRGEAALEVPRTLTSLVVSGGHSSIYRMADGRVGMLNRTRDDAAGEVFDKVAKFIGLPYPGGPHVDRIAKDGDANRFKFALPRFKDDSADFSFSGLKANAIRLARELDLVDQDLPREEQHADLADFCASFQKAVCDQLIDRLERIVGDAEPHEIGLTGGVAANSELRARFTQWCEEKGHVPRVAERVYCTDNGAMIAFAGWRKLLRGETSSPLRQPARSRWQPGEPVAV, encoded by the coding sequence ATGGAGACGAACGGACCCCTTCTCGGAATCGAGACTTCATGCGACGAGACCTCGGTTGCGCTCGTGGCGCGCGACGGGAGAGTCCTCGCGAGCGAGATTGCGTCTCAGGTGGCGAAACACCGCCCCTTCGGCGGGGTCGTCCCGGAGATCGCCTCCCGGGAGCACCTGAGGACTTTGCCGGGCATGGTGGAGTATGTTCTGGAGAAAGGTTCGGCTTCGATCGAATCGATCGAGGGTGTCGCCGTGACGTCCGGCCCCGGCCTGATCGGCGCGCTTCTGGTCGGAGTCGCGGCCTCGCAGGGAATCTGCTACGGCTCTGGCAAGCCGCTGGTGGCAGTCAACCACCTGGAGGGTCATCTCTTCTCGGCGTGGCTGCGGAGGGGGGAGGCGGCGCTGGAGGTTCCCCGTACACTGACCAGTCTCGTCGTTTCGGGAGGGCACTCGTCGATCTACCGGATGGCTGACGGTCGGGTGGGGATGCTGAACCGGACCCGCGACGATGCGGCCGGCGAGGTCTTCGACAAGGTGGCGAAGTTCATCGGGCTGCCGTATCCGGGGGGCCCTCACGTCGATCGGATCGCGAAAGATGGCGATGCGAACCGGTTCAAGTTTGCGCTGCCACGATTCAAGGATGACTCGGCGGACTTCTCTTTTTCGGGATTGAAGGCGAACGCGATCCGTCTCGCGCGCGAGCTCGATCTCGTCGATCAGGACCTTCCCCGCGAGGAACAACACGCGGATCTGGCCGATTTCTGCGCATCGTTTCAGAAGGCGGTGTGTGACCAGCTGATCGACCGGCTCGAGCGGATCGTCGGAGATGCGGAGCCGCACGAGATCGGCTTGACGGGAGGTGTGGCGGCGAACTCGGAGCTCCGAGCCCGCTTTACCCAATGGTGCGAGGAGAAGGGCCATGTGCCGCGTGTCGCTGAGCGCGTCTACTGTACCGACAATGGCGCGATGATCGCGTTTGCGGGGTGGCGGAAGCTCCTTCGCGGCGAAACGTCCAGTCCTCTTCGTCAGCCCGCCCGTTCCAGGTGGCAGCCGGGCGAGCCGGTAGCGGTGTAA
- a CDS encoding DnaJ domain-containing protein codes for MADRDYYDVLGVKKDASDEEIKKAYRKLARKFHPDVNKDDKTAEARFKEVSEAYAVLGDKEKRAQYDRVGKEAFDFGSGGGAQWGGPGAWKVDFDLFGGGGGARRTRRTGRRSPESGDFRDIFSDLFGGGGAGAGGFGQQARRGTDVEAQTTLDFRDAVEGTTIALTMQRQAECSRCGGLGHLGDSVCPACGGSGVVMTPETVKVKIPAGISDGQKIRVAGKGSPGANGGKPGDLLLRVNVRSHPFFERRGNDIHVELPVTVGEAIRGGEIEVPTIHGPVRARIPAGTEAGQTFRITGKGVASGKNTGDHYYRVRVVVPTGLDENQQKAVETLEQAYGNNPRANLKVEL; via the coding sequence ATGGCTGATCGCGATTACTACGACGTGCTCGGTGTGAAGAAGGACGCAAGTGACGAGGAGATCAAGAAGGCGTACCGGAAACTCGCCAGAAAGTTCCATCCCGACGTCAACAAGGACGACAAGACCGCCGAGGCTCGATTCAAGGAAGTGTCGGAGGCATATGCGGTTCTCGGCGACAAGGAGAAGCGTGCTCAGTACGACCGGGTCGGGAAGGAAGCGTTCGACTTCGGGAGCGGAGGAGGAGCGCAGTGGGGCGGGCCGGGCGCATGGAAGGTCGACTTCGATCTCTTCGGCGGAGGCGGAGGGGCGCGACGGACCCGCCGTACGGGACGGCGAAGCCCGGAGTCGGGCGACTTTCGCGACATCTTTTCCGACCTGTTCGGCGGTGGCGGAGCAGGGGCCGGTGGATTCGGTCAGCAGGCGCGTCGCGGCACGGACGTCGAGGCGCAGACGACCCTCGATTTCAGGGATGCCGTCGAAGGGACCACGATCGCGCTCACCATGCAGCGCCAGGCCGAATGCTCCCGCTGTGGAGGTCTCGGGCACCTGGGCGACAGCGTCTGCCCTGCCTGCGGAGGCTCCGGAGTCGTCATGACACCCGAGACGGTCAAGGTGAAGATCCCGGCGGGGATCTCGGACGGGCAGAAAATCAGAGTGGCCGGGAAGGGCTCGCCCGGCGCCAACGGAGGGAAACCGGGTGACCTCCTGCTTCGTGTCAACGTCCGTTCGCATCCCTTTTTCGAGAGGCGGGGCAATGACATTCACGTCGAGCTTCCGGTCACGGTCGGCGAAGCGATCCGGGGAGGAGAGATCGAAGTTCCGACGATTCACGGTCCCGTTCGCGCCAGGATTCCGGCAGGGACCGAGGCGGGACAGACCTTCCGGATCACCGGCAAAGGGGTAGCGTCCGGAAAGAATACCGGGGACCACTACTATCGCGTGCGGGTCGTGGTTCCGACCGGGCTCGACGAAAACCAGCAGAAAGCGGTGGAGACGCTCGAGCAGGCCTACGGGAATAATCCGCGGGCGAATCTCAAAGTGGAGTTGTGA
- a CDS encoding valine--tRNA ligase gives MSESELPKRYEPETFERRWYDYWKERGLFTPDGEGEPFSIVIPPPNVTGRLHLGHALVNTLQDVLVRWKRMSGFDTLWIPGVDHAGIATQMVVEREIASEGKTRHDLGREKFLERVWQWKEEHGDAIVSQLERLGVSCDWTRSRFTLDEGLSRAVRTVFVRLFDEGLIYRDTAMINWCPRCMTAISDLEVEHRETSGSLWHIHYPLADGSGRVTVATTRPETMLGDTAVAVHPDDPRYSGHIGKTVRLPLTDREIPVIADSILVDPEFGTGVVKITPAHDRNDYEAGRRNGLPMIDVMAPDGKMNAAAGSSFEGLDRFDARKKIVEELESLGLLDQVEPQTHSVGRCSRCDSIAEPRVSTQWFVKIDPLARPAIEAVRTKRIELIPEQWENTYFAWMENIHDWCISRQLWWGHRIPAWYCSCGEMIVAVDEPEGCPSCKSGELRQDPDVLDTWFSSGLWPFSTMGWPEKTPDFERYYPTSVLVTGFDILFFWVARMIMMGLHFTGERPFEKVFLHGLVRDEHGQKMSKTKGNVIDPLEVADEFGADAVRFTLAILSTGRDIPLARSRMQGYAAFANKIWNAARFALMHLGDGAERAAGFPDAANRDVLDRWIIARLNTTTGLVNDSLDQFRFDEAANHLYHFFWHELCDWYLEMSKPVLFGKAGDERKKALAKQVLAEVLDRSVRLLHPFMPFITEEIWQKLAERESSIMVDEYPRYDASLEDGLAVRWIDAVQQITTLIRNGRVERGLSPAERVSLFVKAAGEDAAFIESHSWLLSDLAKLESVEIVDHFPGEGLKDAVGPFEISIEFPAKQVSAGQIAKLEKQIEGLEREIANTRARLSDDNFISKAPDHVVEESRRKLADYESRLETLRDNLTT, from the coding sequence ATGTCCGAGAGTGAACTGCCCAAGCGATACGAGCCGGAGACGTTCGAGCGTCGCTGGTATGACTACTGGAAAGAGCGAGGCCTCTTCACTCCGGACGGAGAAGGTGAGCCGTTCAGCATCGTCATCCCGCCCCCCAACGTGACCGGACGTCTCCATCTCGGCCACGCTCTGGTCAACACGCTTCAGGACGTCCTGGTGCGCTGGAAGCGGATGTCGGGATTCGACACGCTCTGGATCCCGGGAGTCGATCACGCCGGCATTGCGACACAGATGGTGGTCGAGCGAGAGATCGCCTCCGAGGGGAAGACACGCCACGATCTGGGAAGGGAAAAGTTTCTCGAGCGCGTGTGGCAATGGAAAGAGGAGCATGGCGACGCGATCGTGAGCCAGCTCGAACGGCTCGGTGTTTCGTGCGACTGGACCCGGTCGCGATTCACACTCGACGAAGGCCTTTCGCGCGCCGTCCGCACCGTGTTCGTGCGCCTCTTCGACGAGGGCCTTATCTATCGCGACACCGCGATGATCAACTGGTGCCCCCGATGCATGACCGCCATCTCGGATCTCGAGGTCGAGCACCGGGAAACCTCCGGCAGCCTCTGGCACATCCACTATCCTCTGGCGGACGGCTCGGGACGCGTGACCGTCGCGACCACGCGGCCCGAGACGATGCTCGGGGACACGGCCGTAGCCGTTCATCCGGACGACCCACGCTACTCGGGACACATCGGAAAGACGGTTCGGCTTCCTCTGACCGACCGGGAGATTCCGGTGATCGCGGACAGCATCCTCGTCGACCCGGAGTTCGGGACCGGCGTCGTCAAGATCACTCCGGCGCACGACAGAAACGATTACGAGGCGGGGCGCCGCAACGGTCTGCCGATGATCGACGTCATGGCGCCGGACGGAAAGATGAACGCCGCTGCCGGAAGCAGCTTCGAGGGGCTCGACCGGTTCGATGCCCGGAAAAAGATCGTCGAGGAGCTCGAGAGCCTGGGGCTGCTCGACCAGGTCGAGCCCCAGACGCACTCAGTAGGCCGCTGCTCGCGATGCGACTCGATCGCCGAACCGCGAGTATCGACGCAGTGGTTCGTGAAGATCGATCCGCTCGCACGCCCCGCCATCGAGGCGGTCCGTACGAAACGGATCGAGCTCATCCCGGAGCAGTGGGAGAACACGTACTTCGCATGGATGGAAAACATCCACGACTGGTGCATCTCCAGACAGCTCTGGTGGGGGCACCGGATTCCGGCATGGTACTGCTCGTGCGGCGAGATGATCGTGGCTGTCGACGAGCCGGAAGGCTGTCCGAGCTGTAAGTCCGGCGAGCTGCGCCAGGACCCCGACGTCCTCGACACCTGGTTTTCCTCCGGACTCTGGCCGTTTTCCACGATGGGGTGGCCCGAGAAGACTCCCGATTTCGAGCGCTACTACCCGACGAGCGTTCTCGTGACCGGTTTCGACATCCTCTTCTTCTGGGTAGCCCGGATGATCATGATGGGTCTTCATTTCACGGGAGAGCGACCCTTCGAGAAGGTCTTCCTTCACGGGCTCGTGCGCGACGAGCACGGCCAGAAGATGTCGAAAACCAAAGGAAACGTGATCGATCCGCTCGAGGTGGCGGACGAGTTCGGCGCCGATGCGGTCCGGTTCACGCTTGCGATCCTCTCGACGGGGCGGGACATCCCGCTCGCCAGATCGCGCATGCAGGGCTACGCGGCATTCGCGAACAAGATCTGGAATGCCGCGCGTTTTGCTCTGATGCATCTCGGGGACGGAGCCGAGCGGGCTGCCGGCTTTCCCGACGCCGCGAATCGCGATGTCCTCGACCGATGGATCATCGCGCGGCTCAACACGACGACCGGGCTGGTCAACGACTCGCTCGACCAGTTCCGCTTCGACGAGGCCGCCAATCACCTCTATCACTTCTTCTGGCACGAGCTCTGTGACTGGTACCTCGAGATGTCGAAACCGGTCCTCTTCGGCAAGGCAGGAGACGAGCGTAAGAAGGCGCTCGCGAAGCAGGTTCTCGCTGAAGTCCTCGATCGCTCGGTCCGCCTCCTCCACCCCTTCATGCCGTTCATCACCGAAGAGATCTGGCAGAAACTCGCCGAGCGGGAGAGCTCGATCATGGTCGACGAGTATCCGCGCTACGACGCGAGTCTCGAGGACGGTCTCGCCGTACGCTGGATCGATGCGGTCCAGCAGATCACGACCCTGATCCGCAACGGGAGGGTCGAAAGAGGACTCTCGCCGGCCGAGCGCGTCAGCCTTTTCGTGAAGGCTGCGGGAGAGGACGCCGCCTTCATCGAATCCCATTCCTGGCTCCTGAGCGATCTCGCAAAACTGGAGTCCGTCGAGATTGTCGACCACTTTCCCGGAGAAGGACTGAAGGATGCGGTCGGTCCCTTCGAGATATCGATCGAATTTCCGGCAAAGCAAGTCAGCGCCGGGCAGATCGCGAAACTCGAAAAGCAGATCGAAGGTCTCGAGAGGGAGATCGCCAACACTCGTGCGAGACTCTCGGACGACAACTTCATCTCGAAAGCACCCGATCACGTCGTCGAAGAGTCGCGCCGGAAGCTCGCGGATTACGAATCGCGGCTCGAGACGCTTCGGGATAACCTGACGACGTGA
- a CDS encoding peptidoglycan DD-metalloendopeptidase family protein has translation MKRIRRRPAAPGRSSGTSRNYFVLATLLIPVVVILIAFQPDEPPVVSSTNPYDGAPPIRLASLEDLPPPPPALERVIEVGEGDTLDGILRDGGLEPAEIVQIADGLTDIFDPRRLRIGEQLRFAYDADDRVDAVTLRVRGWGEIVGSREGTNFRVEAKEAVKWSRDVLVEATIDTTLYDALIAAEASPALIDSLYEVFQWDIDFFRLQRGDWFRFVVERQFAGEEPSGWGRIDGALFHHQGVTYEAFRGEGPGEVEGWYTRTGSPVRKQFLKAPLKAPRITSGYTKRRFHPVLKTWRPHLAIDYGAPTGTPVMTTASGVVTFVGRGRGEGNYVRVRHNLKTETYYLHLSRFADGIRKGTKVEQGDVIGYVGATGLATAPHLDYRVRQDGRFINPLELRSVTPDPLSGRQLATFLASVEKLLPVLDRPVEPGDELEGTHLASIATR, from the coding sequence ATGAAGCGGATTCGAAGGCGTCCAGCAGCGCCCGGGAGAAGCTCCGGGACCTCACGCAACTATTTTGTCCTCGCGACACTTCTGATCCCGGTCGTGGTCATATTGATCGCGTTCCAGCCGGATGAGCCGCCGGTTGTAAGTTCGACCAACCCCTACGATGGAGCGCCTCCGATCCGGCTGGCGTCACTCGAAGATCTGCCGCCGCCTCCGCCGGCGCTGGAGCGAGTCATCGAGGTCGGAGAGGGCGACACGCTCGACGGCATCCTCCGCGACGGGGGACTCGAGCCGGCGGAGATTGTTCAGATCGCGGACGGACTCACGGATATCTTCGATCCGCGCAGGCTTCGCATCGGCGAGCAGCTCCGTTTCGCTTACGATGCAGACGACCGCGTCGACGCGGTGACACTCCGGGTTCGTGGCTGGGGTGAGATCGTCGGATCGCGGGAGGGAACCAATTTCCGGGTCGAGGCAAAGGAGGCGGTCAAGTGGAGCCGGGACGTTCTCGTCGAAGCGACGATCGACACCACGCTCTATGACGCCTTGATCGCGGCGGAGGCCTCTCCGGCGCTGATCGACTCGTTGTACGAAGTTTTTCAGTGGGACATCGATTTCTTTCGACTCCAGAGAGGGGACTGGTTCCGGTTCGTCGTCGAGCGACAGTTTGCCGGAGAGGAGCCCTCCGGTTGGGGGCGGATCGACGGAGCTCTCTTTCACCACCAGGGTGTGACCTACGAAGCATTTCGAGGGGAAGGGCCGGGTGAGGTCGAGGGGTGGTACACGCGCACCGGATCCCCGGTTCGGAAGCAGTTTCTGAAAGCGCCGCTGAAAGCGCCCCGGATCACCTCGGGATATACGAAGCGGCGTTTTCATCCCGTGCTGAAGACCTGGCGGCCTCACCTTGCGATCGACTACGGGGCACCGACGGGAACCCCGGTGATGACGACGGCTTCGGGCGTCGTCACATTCGTCGGAAGGGGTCGCGGCGAAGGCAACTATGTGCGGGTCCGTCACAATCTGAAGACCGAGACCTACTATCTTCACCTTTCGAGATTTGCCGATGGGATACGGAAGGGGACGAAGGTCGAGCAGGGGGACGTCATCGGTTACGTGGGCGCGACGGGGCTGGCCACGGCGCCGCATCTCGACTACCGGGTTCGTCAGGACGGCCGCTTCATCAATCCGCTGGAGCTTCGCTCGGTGACGCCGGATCCGCTGAGTGGCAGGCAGCTCGCGACATTTCTGGCTTCAGTCGAGAAACTGCTTCCGGTACTCGACCGACCGGTCGAGCCGGGCGACGAGCTCGAAGGCACCCATCTCGCTTCCATAGCGACTCGATGA
- a CDS encoding UDP-2,3-diacylglucosamine diphosphatase, producing MIEPGSRVIIGDSHIGLGEGSENRIVEWLDRLKAHRPAAVYLNGDVFNYFIGDEKFRTSSVQGFFDKLRELRDEGIEVHYIEGNRDFFVHGSFAEDYVSAVCTRATFESGGRNYFLIHGDMINDRDWPYRFWRHFSKNPVMKLAVRLWPKEAARRLVDRVEKKLRTKNFKHKRRLPVELMEAYGRKRSSEGYDVVVFGHFHHKLELDAGDARVAVLPAWYETGEAIVVSPSTGEYEFVAI from the coding sequence ATGATCGAGCCGGGGTCCCGGGTGATCATCGGAGACTCGCACATCGGTCTGGGGGAAGGATCGGAGAATCGGATCGTCGAGTGGCTCGACCGGCTGAAGGCTCATCGTCCGGCGGCCGTCTATCTCAACGGCGACGTCTTCAATTACTTCATCGGCGACGAGAAGTTCCGAACCTCCTCGGTGCAGGGTTTCTTCGACAAACTCCGGGAGCTCCGGGACGAAGGGATCGAAGTGCACTACATCGAGGGGAACCGCGATTTCTTCGTGCATGGCTCGTTCGCTGAGGACTACGTGAGCGCCGTCTGCACGCGAGCGACTTTCGAGTCGGGCGGACGGAACTATTTTCTGATACACGGCGACATGATCAACGACCGCGACTGGCCGTACCGCTTCTGGCGGCACTTTTCCAAGAATCCGGTGATGAAACTCGCGGTCCGGCTGTGGCCGAAAGAGGCGGCGAGGCGTCTGGTCGATCGGGTGGAGAAGAAGCTCCGGACGAAAAACTTCAAGCACAAGCGCCGGTTGCCGGTGGAGCTGATGGAGGCGTATGGCCGGAAGCGCTCGAGCGAGGGCTACGACGTGGTGGTCTTCGGTCACTTTCACCACAAGCTCGAGCTCGATGCCGGAGATGCGCGCGTCGCAGTGCTTCCGGCGTGGTACGAGACCGGAGAGGCGATCGTGGTGAGCCCGTCGACGGGCGAATACGAGTTCGTCGCAATCTGA